The Algihabitans albus genome includes a window with the following:
- the hisB gene encoding imidazoleglycerol-phosphate dehydratase HisB, with amino-acid sequence MRRAQVDRSTSETKISAAVNLDGSGSYKVSTGLGFLDHMIEQLSRHSLIDIELTVEGDLHIDGHHTTEDSGIALGQAVAEALADRKGIVRYGDAMIPMDETLTRVALDLSNRPYLIWKVDFTRDKLGEMDTELFREWFQAFAQHAGMTLHVETLYGLNNHHIVESCYKGLARALRKALEIDTRKADQVPSTKGLL; translated from the coding sequence ATGCGCCGCGCCCAGGTGGACCGCTCGACCAGCGAAACCAAGATCTCGGCCGCCGTCAATCTAGACGGGAGCGGGAGCTATAAGGTCTCGACCGGCCTCGGCTTTCTGGACCATATGATCGAGCAACTCTCGCGTCATAGCCTGATCGACATCGAGCTGACCGTCGAGGGCGACCTGCATATCGACGGTCACCACACAACCGAGGACAGCGGCATCGCACTGGGCCAGGCGGTCGCGGAGGCCTTGGCCGACCGTAAGGGTATCGTGCGCTACGGCGACGCGATGATCCCCATGGACGAGACCCTGACCCGCGTGGCGCTCGACCTCTCCAACCGGCCTTACCTGATTTGGAAGGTCGACTTCACGCGCGACAAGCTCGGCGAGATGGATACCGAGCTGTTCCGCGAGTGGTTCCAGGCCTTCGCCCAGCATGCCGGGATGACCTTGCACGTCGAAACCCTCTATGGCCTCAACAACCACCATATCGTGGAGTCCTGCTACAAGGGGCTGGCGCGGGCTTTGCGCAAGGCCCTCGAGATCGACACCCGCAAGGCCGACCAGGTGCCGTCGACCAAGGGCCTTCTGTAG
- the hisH gene encoding imidazole glycerol phosphate synthase subunit HisH, translating to MTVAIVDYGSGNLRSAAKALERAARETGLDREIAVTGAPEEVAAADRIVLPGVGAFGDCRAGLLAIPGMADALEEAVGARARPFLGICVGMQLFASRGLEHGCHKGFDWIAGDVVKLSPKEPALKIPQMGWNELILGERAHPVLDGLPVGAHAYFVHSYHLEAAHPSQVLATVDYGGPVTATVGRDTLIGTQFHPEKSQATGLRLLANFLAWSP from the coding sequence ATGACTGTTGCCATCGTCGACTACGGATCGGGGAACCTGCGCTCCGCCGCCAAGGCGCTCGAGCGGGCGGCCCGCGAAACCGGTCTCGACCGCGAGATCGCGGTCACGGGTGCGCCGGAAGAGGTGGCGGCGGCCGACCGGATCGTCTTGCCGGGCGTCGGCGCCTTCGGCGACTGTCGGGCCGGCCTGCTGGCCATTCCCGGCATGGCGGACGCGCTTGAGGAGGCCGTGGGTGCTCGTGCCCGGCCCTTCCTCGGCATCTGCGTCGGCATGCAGCTCTTCGCCAGCCGCGGCCTGGAGCATGGCTGTCACAAGGGCTTCGACTGGATCGCGGGTGACGTGGTCAAGCTGTCGCCGAAGGAGCCCGCACTGAAAATCCCGCAGATGGGCTGGAACGAGTTGATCCTCGGGGAAAGGGCGCATCCGGTACTGGACGGACTTCCAGTCGGCGCCCATGCCTACTTCGTTCACAGCTACCACCTGGAGGCCGCACATCCGTCTCAAGTTCTGGCTACCGTGGACTACGGCGGACCGGTGACCGCTACGGTTGGTCGCGACACTCTGATCGGCACGCAATTTCACCCTGAGAAGAGCCAGGCCACCGGCCTACGCCTGCTCGCCAACTTCCTGGCTTGGAGTCCCTAA
- a CDS encoding GNAT family N-acetyltransferase: MPEDQSVPRKVERLTEILGTDLHDLCDAAEAAIVDGGGFGWLTPPPRQMMESYWKGILVVPERDLFVARLDGTIGGSAQLVRPTRNNEAGATVGTLSTFFLAPWSRGYGLAVQLIERVAKTARETGLEVLQLDVRETQERAIHVYEQLGFRRWGSNPRYAWVDGRWVTGFYYYRDLDPDAVTP; the protein is encoded by the coding sequence ATGCCTGAAGACCAAAGCGTCCCCCGCAAGGTCGAGCGTCTGACCGAAATTCTAGGCACCGACCTGCACGACCTCTGCGACGCCGCGGAAGCGGCAATCGTCGACGGCGGCGGCTTCGGGTGGCTGACGCCGCCGCCGCGGCAGATGATGGAGTCCTACTGGAAAGGAATCCTGGTGGTTCCCGAACGCGACCTCTTCGTCGCCCGGTTGGACGGAACGATCGGCGGTTCGGCTCAGCTGGTACGCCCGACGCGAAACAACGAGGCCGGCGCGACCGTCGGAACACTCAGCACCTTTTTCCTCGCGCCCTGGTCACGCGGCTACGGCCTTGCGGTACAGCTGATCGAGCGCGTGGCCAAGACCGCCCGCGAGACAGGGTTGGAAGTCCTGCAGCTGGACGTTCGCGAAACCCAAGAGCGCGCGATCCACGTCTACGAGCAGCTCGGCTTTCGACGCTGGGGGAGTAATCCGCGTTATGCCTGGGTCGACGGACGCTGGGTGACAGGGTTCTACTACTACCGAGACCTCGATCCGGACGCCGTGACGCCATGA
- the hisA gene encoding 1-(5-phosphoribosyl)-5-[(5-phosphoribosylamino)methylideneamino]imidazole-4-carboxamide isomerase encodes MILFPAIDLKDGKAVRLLRGEMEAATVFNDDPAAQAEAFATAGFEWLHIVDLNGAFEGRPVNADAVQNILWATRLPVQLGGGIRDMATIERWLELGVTRVILGTVAIKDPALVRAAAKRFPGRIVVAVDARGGRVAVEGWSEVSETTAVDLGRSFEDAGVTALLYTDVDRDGALEGVNLEATSALAEAVRIPVIASGGVASIDDLAALMPLEEIGVAGVVCGRALYDGRIDPAQALDLLAGSPEDGISP; translated from the coding sequence ATGATCTTGTTTCCCGCCATCGATCTGAAGGACGGCAAAGCCGTTCGGCTGCTGCGCGGCGAGATGGAGGCCGCCACGGTTTTCAACGACGATCCGGCCGCTCAGGCCGAAGCCTTCGCCACTGCCGGATTCGAGTGGCTGCATATCGTCGATCTCAACGGCGCCTTCGAGGGACGGCCGGTGAACGCCGACGCGGTGCAGAACATTTTGTGGGCGACACGCCTGCCGGTACAGCTCGGCGGCGGCATCCGCGACATGGCGACGATCGAGCGCTGGCTGGAACTGGGCGTGACTCGGGTGATTCTCGGCACGGTCGCGATCAAGGACCCGGCCCTGGTCCGCGCGGCCGCCAAGCGCTTCCCTGGCCGGATCGTGGTCGCGGTCGATGCCCGTGGCGGCCGCGTCGCGGTCGAGGGCTGGTCCGAGGTCAGCGAGACGACGGCCGTCGATCTCGGCAGGTCCTTCGAGGACGCCGGCGTGACAGCACTGCTCTACACCGACGTGGATCGGGACGGCGCGCTCGAAGGGGTGAATCTGGAGGCGACTTCAGCCCTCGCCGAAGCGGTGCGAATTCCGGTTATCGCGTCTGGAGGAGTCGCTTCGATCGACGATCTGGCCGCCCTGATGCCGCTGGAAGAGATCGGTGTCGCCGGCGTGGTCTGCGGCCGCGCGCTCTACGATGGGCGGATCGATCCGGCTCAGGCTCTGGATCTTCTGGCCGGTTCGCCGGAGGATGGAATCAGCCCATGA
- the hisF gene encoding imidazole glycerol phosphate synthase subunit HisF, with protein sequence MMKLRIIPCLDVKDGRVVKGVNFVGLRDAGDPVEQAKIYDAAGADELCFLDITASHEKRGIILEVVRATAEQCFMPLTVGGGVRRLEDIRELLLAGADKVSINTAAVETPDFVRQAAEKFGSQCIVVAIDAKRAEPGEDGNRRAEIPSGFEVFTHGGRRPRGLDAVAWARRMVEAGAGEILLTSMDRDGTKSGFDIELTQAVADAVPVPVIASGGAGTSAHLVEGLRDGHATAVLAASIFHFGEISIEEAKQALAEAGLPVRPTELSGEPQDLAMSEGVKV encoded by the coding sequence ATGATGAAGCTGCGCATCATCCCCTGCCTGGACGTCAAGGACGGGCGGGTGGTCAAGGGCGTGAACTTCGTGGGCCTACGCGATGCCGGCGACCCGGTCGAGCAGGCGAAGATCTACGACGCGGCCGGAGCGGACGAACTCTGTTTCCTCGACATCACGGCCAGTCACGAGAAGCGCGGCATCATCCTGGAGGTGGTGCGGGCGACGGCCGAGCAATGCTTCATGCCGTTGACCGTCGGCGGCGGCGTGCGGCGCCTGGAGGACATCCGCGAACTTCTGCTGGCCGGCGCCGACAAGGTCTCGATCAACACGGCCGCGGTCGAAACACCCGACTTCGTGCGGCAGGCCGCCGAGAAATTCGGCAGCCAATGCATCGTGGTGGCAATCGACGCCAAGCGGGCCGAGCCGGGTGAGGACGGAAACCGGCGTGCCGAAATTCCAAGCGGCTTCGAAGTCTTCACGCACGGGGGCCGCCGGCCGCGCGGCCTGGATGCCGTCGCCTGGGCCAGGCGGATGGTCGAAGCCGGCGCCGGGGAGATTTTGCTGACCTCGATGGACCGCGACGGTACCAAGTCGGGGTTCGATATCGAACTGACTCAGGCCGTGGCCGATGCCGTGCCCGTCCCGGTCATCGCCTCCGGTGGCGCCGGAACCTCCGCGCATCTGGTCGAAGGACTGCGCGACGGACACGCGACGGCCGTGCTGGCCGCCAGCATTTTCCATTTCGGCGAAATCTCTATTGAAGAAGCCAAACAGGCCTTGGCCGAGGCCGGCCTACCGGTCCGGCCGACCGAGCTTTCCGGAGAGCCGCAGGACTTGGCGATGTCGGAGGGGGTAAAGGTATGA
- a CDS encoding phosphoribosyl-ATP diphosphatase, with protein sequence MSDAAVLERLLETIAARKQADPSESYTAKLLAKGVPKIAQKVGEEAVETVIEAMRGDRAALAAESADLLYHLLVLWTASGLDPADVWSKLAKRAGTSGLSEKAARK encoded by the coding sequence ATGAGCGACGCCGCCGTTCTGGAGCGTCTGCTCGAAACCATTGCCGCGCGCAAACAGGCGGACCCCAGCGAGTCCTATACGGCGAAACTTCTGGCAAAGGGCGTCCCCAAGATCGCCCAGAAGGTCGGCGAGGAAGCGGTGGAGACGGTGATCGAGGCGATGCGCGGCGATCGCGCGGCCTTGGCGGCGGAGAGCGCCGATCTGCTCTACCATTTGCTGGTGCTCTGGACCGCCAGCGGTCTCGATCCGGCGGACGTCTGGTCCAAGCTGGCGAAGCGCGCGGGGACTAGCGGCCTATCGGAGAAGGCCGCGCGGAAGTAG
- a CDS encoding arylsulfotransferase family protein: MAERLSYIVFLLSLAILAFCAGFFVAFRQLPPTSLVAQLYEDSLDLFRNWRHDLGIEPTLLLVEAPVPGAEPTNSLNPERMMPGLRLVSELTPGRQALAGLRLIDPEGAELHYWPVDYAILAPEGESPNRVFLHGVVPLEDGSIVVNFDNGGVLARLDSCGDPQWVLDGNFHHVVSNSGRDTVWTWQAVPDSDGVERKSDREYMVEVETETGLPIRRISLEDDVILPHGLQGRFAIRGEERANVVDFGFDPFHPNDVEELSEELAPAFPLFDAGDLLISLRSLNMVAVLDPESGELKWSRIGPWHRQHDPDFLPDGTISVYDNAMGTGRSAILRVDPETDEVWSTFEGDPPESFYSYRRGRHQVLENGNILIVESEAGRVLETAPDGEVVWIYNNRFDENRNGLINEAFLLNYSFFADGLPSCVRETEETP; this comes from the coding sequence ATGGCCGAGCGCCTCTCTTACATCGTTTTTCTCCTATCGCTTGCGATCTTGGCCTTTTGCGCGGGCTTCTTCGTCGCTTTCCGCCAACTCCCACCGACCAGCCTGGTTGCCCAGCTTTATGAGGACTCGCTCGATCTTTTCCGGAACTGGCGGCACGACCTGGGGATTGAGCCCACACTTCTGTTGGTCGAAGCGCCGGTACCGGGCGCCGAGCCGACAAACAGTCTCAACCCAGAGCGCATGATGCCGGGCCTGCGTCTGGTCTCCGAGCTGACGCCGGGACGGCAAGCTCTCGCGGGACTGCGCTTGATCGACCCCGAGGGCGCCGAACTCCACTACTGGCCGGTCGACTACGCGATTCTGGCGCCCGAGGGCGAGAGTCCCAATCGTGTCTTTCTGCATGGGGTCGTACCGCTTGAAGATGGTTCGATCGTCGTCAACTTCGACAACGGCGGCGTTCTGGCTCGCCTCGACAGCTGCGGCGATCCGCAATGGGTGCTCGACGGAAATTTCCACCACGTCGTCAGCAACTCCGGACGGGATACGGTTTGGACCTGGCAAGCCGTGCCGGATTCGGACGGGGTCGAGCGAAAGAGCGACCGCGAGTACATGGTAGAGGTCGAAACGGAAACCGGGCTGCCAATCCGCCGTATCTCCTTGGAGGACGATGTCATTCTGCCGCACGGCCTTCAAGGTCGCTTTGCCATACGTGGGGAGGAGCGTGCCAATGTCGTCGACTTCGGCTTCGATCCGTTCCATCCGAACGACGTCGAAGAACTCTCGGAGGAACTGGCGCCCGCTTTCCCTCTTTTTGACGCGGGCGATCTTCTCATCAGCCTGAGATCGCTGAACATGGTCGCGGTTCTCGACCCGGAAAGCGGTGAACTGAAATGGTCCCGGATCGGGCCCTGGCATCGGCAGCACGATCCGGACTTCCTGCCGGACGGCACGATCTCCGTCTACGACAACGCGATGGGGACCGGGCGTTCCGCAATCCTGCGGGTGGATCCGGAAACCGACGAGGTCTGGAGCACCTTCGAAGGCGACCCACCAGAGAGTTTCTATTCCTATCGGCGCGGCCGGCATCAGGTTCTCGAAAACGGCAATATCCTGATCGTCGAAAGCGAGGCCGGCCGCGTCCTGGAGACGGCGCCGGACGGAGAAGTGGTCTGGATCTACAACAACCGTTTCGATGAGAATCGCAATGGTCTCATCAACGAAGCTTTCCTGCTCAACTACAGCTTCTTCGCCGACGGTCTGCCGAGTTGTGTGCGCGAGACTGAGGAGACTCCCTAA
- a CDS encoding sulfotransferase has product MTSAERYSGVDRLLHRLAFSGFPLQLALADMEDRFFAADLAEGPPERPILIAGLPRAGTTHLLNVLAASEELATNSYRDMPFVLAPLLWDRFSRPFRKTNALRERPHGDGMAVGYDSPEAFEETVWLTFWPDKYGEDHIARWTAEDRDPEFEVFFARQMRKVIALRTRGEQDGAPRRYLSKNNSNIARLELLPALFPDCRILIPFRDPLSHSQSLYRQHRRFQEIHAEDPFARRYMAALGHFEFGADLKPIAFDSLSGSPDDPLFWLSYWVSVHRAFAALDSETIVFIDYADLCRDPLRTVERLADSVGVDCSAAMRSEVERAHAPSQYDLPGDPAFEALLPSAQALYEDLKRKACTLSPIQ; this is encoded by the coding sequence ATGACCTCTGCCGAACGCTACAGTGGCGTCGATCGACTGCTGCATCGCCTTGCCTTCTCAGGCTTTCCTCTACAGCTCGCGCTTGCGGACATGGAGGATCGCTTTTTCGCTGCGGACCTTGCCGAGGGTCCGCCGGAACGGCCGATTCTCATCGCCGGCCTGCCGCGCGCCGGTACGACACATTTGCTGAACGTTCTTGCCGCGTCCGAAGAGTTGGCAACAAACAGCTATCGCGACATGCCCTTTGTGCTGGCACCGCTTCTCTGGGATCGCTTCTCCCGCCCTTTTCGCAAGACCAATGCACTTCGTGAGCGTCCGCATGGCGACGGCATGGCCGTTGGATACGACAGTCCCGAGGCTTTCGAAGAGACGGTATGGCTGACCTTCTGGCCCGACAAATACGGCGAGGATCATATCGCTCGTTGGACGGCGGAAGACCGAGATCCGGAGTTCGAAGTCTTCTTCGCCCGGCAAATGCGCAAAGTTATTGCCCTGCGTACACGCGGTGAGCAGGACGGTGCTCCGCGACGCTATCTGTCGAAGAACAATTCCAATATCGCCCGGCTGGAACTCCTGCCCGCTCTCTTTCCGGACTGCCGCATCCTCATTCCCTTTCGCGACCCTCTGTCTCACAGCCAGTCTCTCTATCGTCAACATCGACGCTTTCAGGAGATTCATGCGGAAGACCCCTTCGCCCGGCGCTACATGGCAGCACTCGGGCACTTCGAGTTTGGTGCCGATCTCAAGCCAATCGCCTTCGACTCGCTGTCGGGTTCTCCCGATGATCCTCTTTTCTGGCTGAGCTACTGGGTCTCGGTGCATCGAGCTTTCGCGGCGCTCGACAGTGAAACCATCGTCTTCATCGACTATGCGGACCTCTGTCGGGATCCGCTGCGGACGGTCGAGCGCTTGGCCGACAGTGTGGGAGTCGACTGCTCGGCTGCGATGCGGAGTGAAGTCGAACGTGCGCATGCGCCGTCCCAATACGACCTGCCCGGCGATCCCGCTTTCGAAGCTCTGCTGCCCTCGGCACAGGCGCTTTACGAAGACCTCAAACGCAAGGCTTGTACCTTGTCACCAATTCAATAG
- the acs gene encoding acetate--CoA ligase, with product MSSTYPVPDEFAETAWIDAAGYQRMYEQSVADPEGFWGEQGKRIHWFKPYDAVKDVSYGPGEVKIRWFHDGTTNVAYNCIDRHLDTKKNDTAIVWEGDSPSEHKHITYGELYEEVCRLANVLKANGVQKGDRVTLYLPMIPEAAYAMLACARIGAIHSVVFGGFSPDALAGRIQDCGSTFVITADEGLRGGRKVPLKANTDKALESCPDVKTVLVVRRTGGSITWADGRDLWYHEELGKVSDDCPAEEMAAEDPLFILYTSGSTGQPKGVLHTSGGYLVYASMTHQYVFDYHDGEVYWCTADVGWVTGHSYIVYGPLANGATTLMFEGVPNYPDASRMWEICDKHKVNIFYTAPTAIRALMREGEQPVKKTKRTSLRLLGSVGEPINPEAWLWYHNVVGEGRCPIVDTWWQTETGGILITPLPGATPLKPGSATRPFFGIKPVIVDAEGKHLEGATEGNLCIADSWPGQMRTVYGDHDRFVQTYFSTYPGKYFTGDGCRRDEDGYYWITGRVDDVINVSGHRMGTAEVESALVAHAKVAEAAVVGYPHDLKGQGIYAYVTLVAGEEPEEALRKELVQWVRREIGPIASPDLIQWAPGLPKTRSGKIMRRILRKIAENDYSNLGDTSTLADPGVVDDLVANRMNRA from the coding sequence ATGAGCAGTACTTACCCTGTACCCGACGAGTTTGCCGAGACGGCCTGGATCGACGCCGCCGGCTATCAGAGGATGTACGAACAATCGGTCGCCGACCCGGAAGGCTTTTGGGGCGAGCAGGGCAAGCGTATCCATTGGTTCAAACCTTACGATGCGGTCAAGGACGTCTCCTACGGACCGGGCGAGGTGAAGATCCGGTGGTTCCACGACGGGACCACCAACGTCGCCTACAACTGCATCGACCGGCACCTCGACACCAAGAAGAACGACACGGCGATCGTCTGGGAAGGCGACAGCCCCAGCGAGCACAAGCACATCACCTACGGCGAGCTCTACGAGGAGGTCTGCCGTCTGGCCAACGTCCTGAAGGCCAACGGTGTGCAGAAGGGTGATCGCGTCACGCTCTATCTGCCGATGATTCCCGAGGCCGCCTACGCCATGCTGGCCTGCGCGCGGATCGGCGCGATCCATTCCGTGGTCTTCGGCGGTTTCTCGCCGGATGCCCTGGCCGGCCGCATCCAGGACTGCGGGTCGACCTTCGTAATCACCGCCGACGAGGGCCTGCGCGGCGGTCGCAAGGTGCCGTTGAAGGCTAATACCGACAAGGCGCTGGAGTCCTGTCCCGACGTGAAGACCGTGCTGGTGGTGCGCCGCACCGGCGGCTCGATCACTTGGGCAGACGGCCGCGACCTCTGGTACCACGAGGAACTGGGCAAGGTTTCCGACGACTGCCCGGCCGAGGAGATGGCGGCGGAGGATCCGCTCTTCATCCTCTACACCTCCGGCTCGACCGGTCAGCCGAAGGGCGTGCTGCATACCAGCGGAGGCTATCTGGTCTATGCCTCCATGACCCACCAGTACGTCTTCGACTATCACGACGGCGAGGTCTACTGGTGCACCGCCGACGTCGGTTGGGTCACCGGGCACAGCTACATCGTCTACGGTCCGCTGGCCAACGGCGCCACCACCTTGATGTTCGAAGGCGTGCCCAACTACCCGGATGCGTCGCGCATGTGGGAAATCTGCGACAAACACAAGGTCAATATCTTCTATACGGCGCCGACTGCCATCCGCGCCTTGATGCGCGAGGGCGAACAGCCGGTAAAGAAGACCAAACGCACGTCCCTGCGGTTGCTCGGATCGGTCGGCGAGCCGATCAACCCGGAAGCCTGGCTGTGGTACCACAACGTGGTCGGCGAAGGACGCTGCCCCATCGTCGATACCTGGTGGCAGACGGAGACGGGCGGCATCCTGATCACGCCGCTGCCGGGCGCGACGCCCCTGAAGCCCGGCTCCGCCACTCGGCCCTTCTTCGGTATCAAACCCGTGATCGTCGATGCCGAGGGCAAGCATCTCGAGGGCGCGACCGAAGGCAACCTTTGCATCGCCGACTCCTGGCCGGGGCAGATGCGCACCGTCTATGGAGATCACGACCGTTTCGTACAGACCTACTTCTCGACCTATCCCGGCAAGTACTTTACCGGCGATGGCTGCCGTCGGGATGAGGACGGCTACTATTGGATCACCGGCCGGGTTGACGATGTGATCAACGTCTCGGGTCATCGTATGGGTACTGCGGAGGTTGAATCCGCTCTGGTCGCCCATGCAAAAGTGGCGGAGGCTGCAGTGGTCGGTTACCCGCACGACCTCAAGGGGCAGGGTATCTACGCCTACGTCACGCTCGTGGCCGGCGAGGAGCCGGAGGAGGCGCTGCGCAAGGAGCTGGTGCAGTGGGTGCGGCGCGAAATCGGTCCGATCGCCAGCCCGGACCTGATTCAGTGGGCGCCGGGCCTGCCTAAAACCCGCTCCGGCAAGATCATGCGGCGCATCCTCCGCAAGATCGCCGAGAACGACTACTCCAACCTCGGAGACACCTCGACGCTCGCCGATCCGGGTGTGGTCGACGATCTTGTCGCCAATCGCATGAACCGTGCCTAG
- a CDS encoding Rieske (2Fe-2S) protein, whose product MAAPPLSRLRELPLRLCRLTEIEDGEGKSLQVHDRSGPRELVLLRDGATVYGYLNSCPHLGVPLEMVPDRFMNAAGTHAICRTHGALFEPATGYCISGPCAGQSLTAIDVELDDEGWLLLTAPLPASG is encoded by the coding sequence ATGGCCGCTCCCCCACTTAGTCGTTTGCGAGAGCTGCCGCTCCGCCTTTGCCGTCTGACGGAGATCGAGGATGGCGAGGGCAAGTCGCTGCAGGTGCATGATCGCTCGGGTCCGCGCGAACTGGTGCTGCTGCGCGACGGCGCGACCGTGTACGGCTACCTGAACAGCTGCCCGCACCTGGGGGTGCCGCTGGAGATGGTGCCGGACCGCTTCATGAACGCCGCCGGCACCCACGCGATCTGCCGCACCCACGGGGCGCTTTTCGAGCCCGCGACCGGGTACTGCATCTCCGGTCCCTGTGCCGGACAGTCGCTGACGGCCATCGATGTCGAACTGGATGACGAGGGATGGTTGCTGCTGACCGCGCCCTTGCCCGCCAGCGGTTAG
- a CDS encoding AAA family ATPase encodes MVLTLAVSGYRSLRDLVIPLEQLTVITGPNGSGKSSLYKAVRLLADVAQGQAIGALALEGGLQSTLWAGPEAFSRGMKTGDVAIQGTVRRERVSLKLGFADSDYGYAIDLGLPFRAGRSLFNYDPEIKTEALWVGEHLKRTNLLAQRNGPSVTVVDEAGIRRNVLTSLPSFESMMTHASDPRGAPELLALRERMRSWRFYDHFRTDLEAPVRFPQVGTRTPVLASHGADAAAALQTILEIGDPQALHDAIEDAFPDSSVEVTVTDGLFEIVMRQHGLLRPLRAAELSDGTLRYLLLVVALLTPRPPPLMVLNEPETSLHPVLLEPLARLIAKTSKRSQIIVVSHAAPLVNALKQHGHCTGYELRKGLGETLIGTAESPPWTWPKR; translated from the coding sequence ATGGTCCTGACCCTCGCAGTTTCCGGTTACCGCTCCCTGCGGGATCTCGTGATTCCGCTCGAACAGCTGACGGTCATCACCGGACCCAACGGGAGTGGCAAGTCGAGCCTCTACAAGGCCGTGCGCCTATTGGCGGATGTTGCGCAAGGGCAGGCCATCGGAGCTCTCGCCCTGGAGGGCGGATTGCAATCGACGCTCTGGGCAGGACCGGAAGCCTTCTCTCGCGGCATGAAGACGGGCGACGTCGCCATTCAAGGAACGGTAAGGCGCGAACGGGTCAGTCTGAAACTGGGCTTCGCGGACAGCGATTATGGCTATGCGATCGATTTGGGCCTGCCGTTCCGCGCTGGCCGCTCTCTGTTCAACTACGATCCCGAAATCAAAACCGAAGCCCTTTGGGTCGGCGAACATCTCAAACGCACCAACTTGCTCGCGCAGCGCAACGGGCCGAGCGTCACTGTCGTGGACGAGGCGGGCATACGCCGAAACGTTCTGACCAGCCTGCCGAGCTTCGAAAGCATGATGACCCACGCGTCGGACCCGCGCGGCGCTCCGGAGCTCCTCGCGCTGCGAGAACGCATGCGGTCCTGGCGTTTTTACGATCACTTCAGAACCGATCTGGAAGCCCCGGTACGCTTCCCGCAGGTCGGAACGAGAACACCCGTTCTAGCCTCTCATGGTGCCGATGCCGCCGCAGCGCTTCAGACCATTCTTGAGATCGGCGATCCTCAAGCGTTGCACGACGCTATCGAGGATGCCTTTCCAGACAGTTCGGTGGAGGTGACGGTAACCGACGGCCTCTTCGAGATCGTCATGCGTCAGCATGGACTGCTGCGGCCCTTGCGAGCCGCCGAGCTTTCGGACGGAACGCTGCGATATCTGCTGCTCGTGGTGGCCCTTCTTACCCCGCGACCACCTCCGTTGATGGTCTTGAACGAGCCCGAAACGAGTCTGCACCCGGTTCTTCTGGAGCCGCTGGCGCGGCTAATCGCCAAGACCTCGAAGCGGTCTCAGATCATCGTCGTTTCTCATGCAGCTCCTCTCGTCAACGCCCTCAAGCAACACGGCCACTGCACCGGCTACGAACTCAGGAAGGGCTTGGGGGAAACGCTAATCGGAACTGCGGAGAGTCCACCTTGGACCTGGCCGAAGCGCTAG